A stretch of the Streptomyces ortus genome encodes the following:
- a CDS encoding terminase — MQRLKGWGKDPVVGSWGAFEFVGPCRFAEVADEGNEWDVPPGQPLGQQHPAAWVQMAAVSQDQTRNTMTLFPGLFTKRALQEYRIDLGKEIIYADKGRARIEAVTSSPRALEGGRPTATYPNETHHWLESNSGHEMAAVIERNATKSADGASRTLAITNAFEPGEDSVAERTRDAYEAAEAGRAADTGLFYDSLEAPPEAKLTEAWIRPTLEVVRGDSTWLDIERLKASILDVRNPASRSRRFWFNQITAAEDAWLARYEWEACKREDLALADGDEVVLFFDGSKSDDATGLCACRMSDGLVSALGVWQKPANWPAPSTPGFVPYRVPRDDVHGVMKNAFARFKVQAFFADPGSGQDDDDGEMYWDTYIDLWGQTWGSKLVLRSVASGAKAHAVRWDMRDPRNQETFTEAVKRTHADVLERTLIHDGHKVLRTHVINARRRTNRWGITIGKEHRESARKIDLAVCAIGARMLRRMILNSPKQAKKKTPGRGRVVVLR; from the coding sequence GTGCAGCGGCTGAAGGGCTGGGGAAAGGACCCGGTCGTCGGATCGTGGGGCGCCTTCGAGTTCGTGGGGCCGTGTCGGTTCGCCGAGGTCGCCGACGAGGGCAACGAGTGGGATGTCCCGCCTGGCCAGCCGCTGGGGCAGCAGCATCCTGCGGCGTGGGTGCAGATGGCGGCGGTGTCGCAGGACCAGACCCGCAACACGATGACGTTGTTCCCGGGGCTCTTCACGAAGCGTGCTCTGCAGGAATACCGGATCGACCTCGGCAAGGAGATCATCTACGCGGACAAGGGGCGGGCGCGGATCGAGGCGGTGACGTCGTCGCCGCGCGCTCTGGAGGGTGGCCGGCCGACGGCTACGTACCCGAACGAGACGCATCACTGGCTGGAGTCGAACTCGGGCCACGAGATGGCGGCCGTGATCGAGCGCAACGCAACAAAGTCGGCGGATGGCGCCAGCCGCACCCTGGCGATCACGAACGCGTTCGAGCCGGGCGAAGACTCGGTGGCCGAGCGGACCCGGGACGCCTATGAGGCAGCCGAGGCGGGCCGCGCCGCGGACACGGGACTCTTCTACGACTCGCTGGAGGCCCCGCCCGAGGCGAAGCTGACCGAGGCGTGGATCCGTCCAACGCTGGAAGTGGTCCGCGGGGATTCGACATGGCTGGACATTGAACGGTTGAAGGCGTCGATCCTGGACGTCCGCAACCCGGCGTCCCGGTCGCGCCGCTTCTGGTTCAACCAGATCACCGCTGCCGAGGACGCGTGGTTGGCCCGTTATGAGTGGGAGGCCTGCAAGCGCGAGGATCTGGCCCTGGCCGATGGCGACGAGGTCGTGCTGTTCTTCGACGGCTCCAAGTCGGATGACGCGACCGGGCTGTGCGCCTGCCGCATGTCGGACGGTCTGGTGTCGGCACTGGGCGTGTGGCAGAAGCCGGCGAACTGGCCGGCCCCGAGCACCCCGGGCTTCGTGCCCTACCGGGTTCCGCGGGATGACGTGCACGGCGTGATGAAGAACGCGTTCGCCCGCTTCAAGGTTCAGGCGTTCTTCGCGGACCCGGGCTCCGGCCAGGATGACGACGACGGCGAAATGTACTGGGACACGTACATCGATCTGTGGGGTCAGACGTGGGGCTCGAAGCTGGTCCTGCGTTCGGTGGCGTCGGGCGCGAAGGCGCACGCGGTGCGCTGGGACATGCGCGATCCGCGCAATCAGGAGACGTTCACGGAGGCCGTGAAGCGCACCCACGCGGACGTGCTGGAGCGGACCCTGATCCACGACGGGCACAAGGTGCTGCGCACGCACGTCATCAACGCCCGGCGGCGGACGAACCGGTGGGGGATCACGATCGGCAAGGAGCACCGTGAGTCTGCACGCAAGATCGACCTCGCGGTGTGCGCGATCGGCGCCCGAATGCTGCGCCGCATGATCCTCAACTCGCCGAAGCAGGCCAAGAAGAAGACTCCGGGCCGCGGGAGGGTGGTGGTGCTCCGATGA
- a CDS encoding phage portal protein, whose translation MTAYAPELPLTFLSDDELALINLLRADMLRDRWALQLRDAYFNGEQLVRDLGISIPPQLKGLHTVIGWPRVGVESLEERLDLEAFRWADGSDSTELKEIANSNDLFDESSLAHLDALVYGREYLAVGSGDLDGDGPPLISAESPLDMTLMWDARLRMGTAALRECAADTYIESGPDERMLVLYLPDQTVMCLPNASGGWEVVDRDIHQLGVVPVVRMANRQRTADRVGKSEITPEVMSITDAACRRLMGMEVAAEFFGAPQRYILGASESAFQDAEGNALDAWQTYIGRMLGLERDENGDIPTVGQFPAHDPSGMTKIIDLYARIMSSQFGLPPHMLGYTTDNPASADAIRSTEAKLVKRSERRIRRFGAAWQDAMRLALWVRDGEPPDKARRIETVWRNPATPTVAAQVDATVKLVQAGVLPADSDVTLEMAGFTETQRQRIAADRRRSAGRAGSSALMDRLAALDSGDAGRSPEPSEADVGIDNLR comes from the coding sequence ATGACCGCCTACGCTCCTGAACTGCCGTTGACGTTCCTGTCGGACGACGAGCTCGCACTGATCAATCTGTTGCGGGCGGACATGCTGCGGGACCGGTGGGCGCTGCAGTTGCGGGACGCCTACTTCAACGGCGAGCAGCTGGTGCGCGACCTCGGCATTTCGATCCCGCCGCAGCTCAAGGGTCTGCATACGGTGATCGGCTGGCCGCGGGTCGGCGTCGAGTCCCTGGAGGAGCGCCTCGATCTGGAGGCGTTCCGGTGGGCCGACGGCTCTGACTCGACCGAGTTGAAGGAGATCGCCAACAGCAACGACCTGTTCGACGAGTCGAGCCTCGCCCATCTGGATGCGCTGGTGTACGGCCGCGAGTATCTGGCGGTCGGGTCCGGTGATCTCGACGGGGATGGCCCGCCGCTGATCTCGGCTGAGTCGCCGCTGGACATGACGCTGATGTGGGATGCCCGCCTGCGCATGGGTACGGCGGCGTTGCGGGAGTGCGCGGCGGACACGTACATCGAGTCCGGCCCCGACGAGCGGATGCTGGTCCTGTATCTGCCGGACCAGACGGTGATGTGCCTGCCGAACGCTTCCGGCGGCTGGGAGGTCGTCGACCGCGACATTCACCAGCTGGGCGTGGTGCCGGTGGTGCGGATGGCGAACCGGCAGCGCACCGCGGATCGGGTCGGCAAGTCGGAGATCACCCCCGAGGTCATGTCGATCACGGATGCGGCGTGCCGCCGGCTGATGGGCATGGAGGTGGCCGCCGAGTTCTTCGGCGCCCCGCAGCGCTACATCCTCGGCGCCTCCGAGTCCGCGTTCCAGGACGCGGAGGGCAATGCGCTGGACGCCTGGCAGACGTACATCGGCCGGATGCTCGGCCTGGAGCGCGACGAGAACGGTGACATCCCGACGGTCGGGCAGTTCCCTGCTCACGATCCGTCCGGCATGACGAAGATCATCGACTTGTACGCGCGGATCATGTCCAGCCAGTTCGGGCTTCCGCCGCACATGCTCGGCTACACCACCGACAACCCCGCTTCTGCTGATGCCATCCGGTCGACCGAAGCGAAGCTGGTGAAGCGCTCCGAGCGTCGCATCCGCCGCTTCGGCGCCGCCTGGCAGGACGCAATGCGCCTCGCCCTGTGGGTGCGCGACGGTGAGCCGCCGGACAAGGCGCGCCGCATCGAAACGGTGTGGCGCAACCCGGCAACCCCGACGGTGGCCGCCCAGGTGGATGCCACGGTCAAGCTGGTGCAGGCCGGGGTGCTGCCTGCCGACTCCGACGTCACGCTGGAGATGGCAGGGTTCACCGAAACCCAGCGGCAGCGCATCGCCGCGGACCGACGCCGCAGTGCCGGTCGGGCTGGCAGCAGCGCGCTGATGGACCGGCTCGCAGCACTGGACAGCGGAGACGCGGGCCGCAGCCCGGAGCCGTCGGAGGCCGACGTTGGCATCGACAACCTCCGATAG